A part of Thalassophryne amazonica chromosome 3, fThaAma1.1, whole genome shotgun sequence genomic DNA contains:
- the mustn1a gene encoding musculoskeletal embryonic nuclear protein 1a, whose protein sequence is MSQPSQEDAEQIQRPAVTDEDLTGAKNKLGASGPAKSKTQEVMEECEKMGTAAPSVFSGARSGAETVLNTRSARPVRK, encoded by the exons ATGTCTCAA CCCTCTCAAGAAGACGCTGAGCAAATACAGCGGCCTGCAGTGACAGACGAGGACCTGACAGGAGCAAAGAATAAACTTGGTGCAAGTGGGCCAGCCAAGAGCAAAACGCAGGAAGTCATGGAAGAATGTG AGAAAATGGGTACAGCTGCTCCTTCTGTGTTCAGCGGAGCGAGGTCAGGAGCAGAAACTGTTTTAAACACGCGCTCTGCTCGGCCAGTCCGCAAGTAG